One part of the Dysidea avara chromosome 10, odDysAvar1.4, whole genome shotgun sequence genome encodes these proteins:
- the LOC136268590 gene encoding uncharacterized protein, which yields MKNLVLIITCVTAFISTCQTQDTSDTGRPTCPELQQIEEYSFLRCDGDEFEEEQCITDTQCFCVDKITGDRIGTRFRTRAEISCDPDYDDDDGSDTDGGDGDTGDGGDGDTGDGGDTDTGNDDDDDDCPDLDDVIDKCGGSNCVRRPEENETCLQCISECAGMEERCNCGPTEMCVSSGGFGRLECEEVDIEDGGLCIPEDFYDDDDDDDDDDDDDDDDDDDDNDDDDDDDDDKGDDDNDDDDDDDDDDDDDNDEDSFRRDLLALDGMKDIKGIECADDQVCRRSEDDDDIVYRCQNQTGPCFENGGRPIGDTSGIVLKCDDDDGTYKLRQFNRTERWCVFPNNGSEISGSRVTRPDNVNCNKFASCRLRINGRNFNIDHDDDGITVEGDLCQRCHCSNGQFNFCRRVDCPYSAVTGTRSCEVAEGIFEHGESYEDDCNTCRCLNGRVRCTNRDCDGDDDDDDDDDDDDGCGKMPNLPVCATNLRTYPSKCAALADGFVGLNIIPGACSQQRACDLYPCEEGLRCVPLAASCSTRRSCDGDNLRACVNTSRLRCPITTDASAQICGKNGRTYPSVCHLLQQSNSQVRFSGPCNRTDCPDNPVCGTDGVTYSTICDLRVQPEIRLDYEGECLSPMAGETVVDHCQRVLNSDRCVQRPNCTNMVQPSDGCCPICGGGVSVGIDEEGLETYADTFDEVATSDGLADELADTDVIRDSSGKCNLIAQRASTGDIELLYEAAQDFDGQNCASEASRVAREINQGGAASKRRRRQTDGDEGGDPIINFMTVATTLEPADTTDDSGGNGGAFFCSMSYSILFATLLLALLLFY from the exons ATGAAGAATCTGGTGTTAATAATTA CTTGTGTTACGGCATTTATTTCTACATGCCAAACTCAAG atacttcagATACTGGAAGACCAACCTGTCCTGAATTACAACAAATAGAGGAGTATTCTTTCCTACGCTGTGATGGAGATGAGTTTGAAGAAGAACAGTGTATAACTGACACACAGTGTTTTTGCGTTGACAAAATAACTGGAGACAGGATAGGGACTCGATTCCGCACAAGGGCTGAAATATCCTGTGATC ctgattatgatgatgatgatggaagTGACACTGATGGCGGTGATGGTGACACAGGTGATGGTGGCGATGGGGACACTGGCGATGGTGGTGACACAGACACtggtaatgatgatgatgatgacgattgtCCTGACTTGGATGATGTCATTGATAAGTGTGGTGGAAGTAATTGTGTCAGAAGGCCAGAGGAGAATGAAACATGCTTGCAGTGCATATCAGAATGTGCTG GTATGGAAGAGCGATGTAACTGTGGTCCTACTGAAATGTGTGTTTCTAGTGGAGGATTTGGACGTTTGGAGTGTGAAGAAG TGGACATAGAAGATGGTGGTCTGTGCATCCCTGAAGATttctatgatgatgatgatgatgatgacgacgatgacgacgatgatgatgacgacgacgatgatgacaatgatgatgatgacgatgatgatgatgacaagggtgatgatgacaatgacgatgatgatgatgatgatgatgatgatgacgatgacaATGATGAGGATAGCTTTCGACGGGATCTTTTGGCACTTGATGGGATGAAG GATATTAAAGGCATAGAATGTGCAGATGATCAAGTATGTAGGAGatctgaagatgatgatgatatagTCTACAGATGTCAAAACCAAACAG GTCCATGTTTTGAAAATGGTGGTCGTCCGATTGGAGATACGTCTGGTATTGTGTTAAAATGTGACGACGATGATGGAACTTACAAGTTGCGACAGTTTAACCGCACGGAGCGTTGGTGTGTATTCCCTAATAATGGATCTGAAATCTCTGGGTCAAGGGTGACAAGGCCTGATAATGTCAACTGCAATAAATTTG CATCCTGTCGACTAAGGATTAATGGTCGTAATTTCAACATTGATCACGATGATGATGGCATCACAGTTGAAGGGGATTTGTGTCAACGTTGTCACTGCAGTAATGGACAATTCAATTTCTGTCGCAGAGTTGACTGCCCATATAGTGCTGTCACTGGCACTCGATCATGTGAAGTGGCTGAAGGAATATTTGAGCATGGGGAGAGCTACGAAGATGATTGTAATACTTGTAGGTGCTTGAATGGCAGAGTGAGGTGCACCAACCGTGACtgtgatggtgatgatgatgatgatgatgatgacgatgatgatgatggttgTGGCAAGATGCCTAATTTACCAGTGTGTGCTACCAACCTGCGCACATATCCCAGCAAATGTGCTGCACTTGCAGATGGGTTTGTAGGACTTAACATTATACCAGGAGCATGTTCACAGCAG AGGGCTTGTGACCTTTATCCTTGTGAGGAAGGATTGCGTTGTGTTCCACTGGCAGCATCCTGTTCCACTAGAAGGAGCTGTGATGGAGATAACTTAAGAGCTTGTG TCAATACCAGTCGGCTAAGATGTCCAATCACGACAGATGCTTCGGCACAAATATGTGGCAAAAATGGCCGTACCTATCCTAGTGTCTGTCATCTGTTACAACAAAGCAACAGTCAAGTACGATTTTCTGGTCCTTGCAATCGCACAGACTGTCCTGATAACCCT GTGTGTGGAACTGATGGTGTCACCTACTCAACAATCTGTGATCTTAGGGTACAACCTGAAATACGTTTAGATTATGAAG GTGAATGCCTGAGTCCCATGGCTGGTGAAACTGTTGTAGACCATTGTCAGAGAGTACTTAATAGTGATCGATGTGTGCAGCGACCAAACTGTACCAATATGGTGCAACCGTCTGATGGCTGCTGTCCTATTTGTG GTGGTGGAGTTAGTGTAGGCATTGATGAAGAAGGTCTTGAAACATATGCTGACACCTTTGATGAAGTGGCAACTTCAGATGGTCTAGCAGATGAATTGGCTGATACAGATGTGATTAGAGACAGCAGTGGCAAGTGCAACCTTATAGCTCAGCGTGCTTCAACTG GTGATATTGAACTTTTGTATGAAGCTGCCCAGGACTTTGATGGACAAAACTGTGCTTCAGAAGCTAGTAGAGTTGCTCGAGAAATCAACCAAGGTGGTGCTGCTAGCAAGAGACGTCGACGCCAAACAGACGGTGATGAGGGAGGTGATCCCATCATTAATTTCATGACAGTTGCCACTACCCTCGAGCCTGCTGATACCACTGATGACAGTGGAGGAAATGGCGGTGCTTTCTTCTGCAGTATGTCGTACTCCATCCTTTTCGCAACCTTGTTGCTTGCATTGCTTCTGTTTTACTAA